Proteins from a single region of Novosphingobium sp. CECT 9465:
- a CDS encoding GFA family protein has protein sequence MELAGGCHCGAVRYRVDGAPMHVALCHCSDCRKSSGAPMVSWAMFKADQFALTQGEVTTHNSSGASMRNFCPKCGTGLFFTNAETLPGIVDVQSATFDDPDLLPAQVHIQTAELLGWMADQHALPAFARFPGEE, from the coding sequence ATGGAACTTGCAGGTGGATGCCATTGCGGCGCAGTCCGTTATCGCGTGGATGGTGCGCCGATGCACGTTGCGCTTTGCCATTGCAGCGATTGCCGCAAGAGTTCGGGCGCGCCGATGGTGTCGTGGGCCATGTTCAAGGCGGATCAGTTCGCATTGACGCAGGGCGAGGTGACCACTCACAATTCATCCGGCGCATCGATGCGCAACTTCTGTCCCAAATGCGGTACCGGGTTGTTCTTCACCAATGCGGAAACCTTGCCGGGCATCGTTGACGTGCAGTCCGCCACGTTTGACGATCCCGATCTGCTGCCCGCGCAGGTCCATATCCAGACGGCGGAACTCCTCGGCTGGATGGCCGACCAACACGCACTGCCAGCGTTTGCGCGCTTTCCCGGCGAAGAGTAA
- a CDS encoding GNAT family N-acetyltransferase: MHPPAGDIADFRLLPATADHFARMIAGEELDGVALASTPVADAGVLGMLAGLAETIAAQFAPAAWIVVADGEAVGLLSVTALVGDGAVQIGYGVAPGSQGCGYAGAAVAALLDLFRDDERVTAVVAETRTDNIASQRVLERNGFAMTGERFDEEDGDLLSWRFQF, encoded by the coding sequence ATGCACCCCCCAGCAGGGGACATTGCTGACTTTCGGCTTCTGCCGGCAACCGCAGATCACTTTGCGCGCATGATAGCGGGCGAGGAACTTGACGGAGTTGCCCTTGCTTCGACCCCGGTTGCCGATGCCGGCGTGCTGGGGATGCTGGCGGGTCTTGCGGAAACCATTGCCGCGCAGTTCGCTCCGGCTGCGTGGATCGTGGTTGCCGATGGTGAAGCGGTCGGGTTGCTGTCTGTGACGGCGCTTGTCGGTGACGGCGCGGTTCAGATCGGCTATGGCGTTGCGCCGGGTTCGCAGGGCTGTGGTTATGCAGGAGCAGCCGTCGCGGCTTTGCTGGATTTGTTCCGGGATGACGAACGGGTGACCGCCGTGGTGGCGGAGACCCGGACGGACAATATCGCATCGCAGCGGGTGCTTGAACGCAATGGCTTTGCCATGACCGGCGAACGCTTCGACGAAGAGGACGGCGACCTGTTGTCGTGGCGCTTCCAGTTCTGA
- a CDS encoding DUF1737 domain-containing protein: MHQTPDDRPIYRLLTGKDDRAFCERVSEALAQGWRLYGSPSMTYDGGMDCIKVAQAVVWHEADVVK, encoded by the coding sequence ATGCATCAGACGCCCGATGACCGCCCGATCTATCGCCTGCTCACCGGCAAGGACGACCGCGCTTTTTGTGAGCGGGTGTCTGAAGCCTTGGCGCAGGGCTGGCGGTTATATGGCTCGCCCTCGATGACCTATGACGGCGGCATGGACTGCATCAAGGTGGCGCAGGCCGTGGTCTGGCATGAGGCGGATGTGGTGAAATAG
- a CDS encoding GIY-YIG nuclease family protein: protein MASSRNGTLYVGMTSNLPQRAWQHREGVVEGFTARHGCKLLVWFEVHATMEYAITREKQIKGGPRKRKLALIEGQNPPWRDLFAEICA from the coding sequence ATGGCATCCAGCCGCAATGGGACGCTATACGTTGGCATGACCAGTAATTTGCCCCAGCGCGCCTGGCAACATCGTGAAGGTGTCGTTGAAGGCTTCACTGCCCGGCACGGTTGCAAGCTGCTTGTTTGGTTCGAGGTCCATGCGACGATGGAGTACGCCATTACGCGGGAGAAGCAGATCAAAGGCGGCCCTCGGAAACGGAAATTGGCGTTGATCGAAGGCCAGAACCCGCCTTGGCGAGACCTTTTTGCTGAGATTTGCGCGTAG
- a CDS encoding ABC transporter ATP-binding protein/permease, which translates to MPPDTATNPANARHDGWQTLKRFLPYLWPADNAVLRRRVIGALIMVLLGKATTLALPFAYKKAVDAMTLDSGRSQAALTVAMAFVIAYVLGRFAGVAFDNLRNIVFERVGQDATRHLAENVFARLHRLSLRFHLARRTGEVTKVIERGTKSIDTMLYFLLFNIAPTVIELVAVIVIFWINFGLGLVGATVVAVIAYVYVTRTITEWRSALREKMNRLDGQALSRAVDSLLNYETVKYFGAESREEARYASAARAYADAAVKSENSLGLLNIAQAMIVNLLMAGAMAWTVWGWSQGRLTVGDLVFVNTYLTQLFRPLDMLGMVYRTIRQGLIDMAEMFRLIDTEVEVADAPGAPALVIKRPGVTFDNVVFGYDRDREILHGLSFEVPAGSRVAIVGPSGAGKSTIARLLFRFYDPWSGRILIDGQDIAHVTQASLRATLGIVPQDSVLFNDTIGYNIAYGRDGAGQAEVEAAARGASIAEFIARLPKGFDTEVGERGLKLSGGEKQRVAIARTLVKNPPILLFDEATSALDTRTEQDILSTMRAVATDRTTLSIAHRLSTIADSDTILVLDQGRLAEQGSHNDLLRRDGLYAEMWARQAQESAEVSEAAE; encoded by the coding sequence ATGCCGCCAGATACCGCAACGAATCCCGCCAATGCCCGCCACGATGGATGGCAAACGCTCAAGCGTTTCCTGCCTTATCTATGGCCGGCCGATAATGCCGTTCTCCGCCGGAGAGTTATCGGCGCGCTGATCATGGTGTTGCTGGGCAAGGCGACCACACTCGCCCTGCCGTTTGCCTACAAGAAAGCGGTCGATGCGATGACGCTCGACAGCGGCCGGTCGCAGGCGGCGCTGACCGTGGCCATGGCTTTCGTGATCGCATACGTGCTGGGGCGGTTTGCAGGCGTTGCATTCGACAACCTGCGCAATATCGTGTTCGAACGTGTAGGCCAGGACGCCACGCGTCATCTGGCTGAAAACGTCTTTGCAAGACTCCACCGCCTGTCCTTGCGCTTCCACCTCGCCCGGCGGACCGGCGAGGTTACCAAGGTGATCGAACGCGGGACCAAGAGCATCGACACGATGCTCTATTTCCTGCTGTTCAACATCGCGCCAACGGTGATCGAGCTGGTCGCGGTGATCGTGATTTTCTGGATCAACTTCGGGCTGGGGCTGGTCGGCGCGACAGTTGTCGCCGTCATCGCCTATGTCTACGTCACGCGCACGATCACGGAATGGCGCTCGGCCCTGCGCGAGAAGATGAACCGGCTCGATGGACAGGCGCTGTCACGCGCAGTGGATTCGCTGCTGAATTACGAAACGGTCAAATACTTCGGCGCCGAATCGCGTGAGGAAGCGCGCTATGCCTCGGCCGCGCGCGCCTATGCCGATGCCGCAGTCAAAAGCGAAAACAGCCTCGGCCTGCTCAACATCGCGCAGGCGATGATCGTCAACTTGCTGATGGCAGGCGCAATGGCGTGGACGGTATGGGGCTGGTCGCAGGGTCGGCTGACGGTGGGCGACCTCGTGTTCGTCAACACCTACCTTACCCAGCTATTCCGCCCGCTCGACATGCTCGGCATGGTCTATCGCACGATCCGGCAGGGATTGATCGACATGGCCGAAATGTTCCGCCTGATCGATACCGAAGTCGAAGTGGCCGATGCGCCCGGCGCGCCTGCACTGGTGATCAAGCGCCCTGGCGTCACCTTCGACAATGTCGTGTTCGGCTATGATCGTGACCGCGAAATCCTCCACGGCCTCTCGTTCGAAGTTCCCGCAGGCAGTCGCGTGGCCATCGTCGGCCCGTCGGGCGCGGGCAAGTCCACCATCGCCCGCCTGCTGTTCCGCTTCTACGATCCATGGTCAGGCCGCATCCTGATCGACGGGCAGGATATCGCCCACGTCACCCAAGCCAGCTTGCGCGCGACGCTCGGCATCGTTCCGCAAGATTCGGTGCTGTTCAACGACACCATCGGCTATAACATCGCCTATGGCCGCGACGGCGCGGGGCAAGCCGAAGTGGAAGCCGCCGCTCGCGGGGCGTCGATCGCCGAATTCATCGCCCGTCTGCCCAAGGGGTTCGATACCGAAGTGGGCGAGCGTGGGTTGAAGCTGTCGGGCGGCGAAAAGCAGCGCGTCGCGATTGCGCGCACGCTGGTCAAGAACCCGCCAATCCTGCTGTTCGATGAAGCCACCAGCGCCCTGGACACCCGCACCGAACAGGACATCCTTTCCACCATGCGAGCGGTGGCGACAGACCGCACCACCCTGTCCATCGCGCACCGCCTGTCGACGATTGCAGACTCGGATACGATCCTCGTGCTCGATCAGGGACGTCTGGCCGAACAGGGCAGCCACAACGACCTGCTACGGCGTGATGGGCTATATGCCGAGATGTGGGCGCGACAGGCGCAGGAAAGCGCGGAAGTCAGCGAGGCGGCAGAGTAA
- a CDS encoding oligosaccharide flippase family protein codes for MADTPSSSDNAPQPVMSVRTAALWALASQYASFAMQFIASVVLARWYISPEQLGQFSVAFASVTLVAFLQDFGVTRYINGERDLTSEKLQTAFTISVLFAWGIALLALLAAWPISLFYRDPGMFTVTLIIASSYLLVPLAIVPQATCQRRMDYRSNTMIEIGAALANAGATLTLAIMGQGALALAWGAFAQQAARLIVSQWRAGGMLPWPLKITDARPIFAIGGANTVQVVCSSLSARAPELVIGRMLDNAAVGLFARASGLALQLRLLISGAVTGVFYPAFRRVRDSGAPLGPPYLRVLGAYTGVTWPALAGIAVLAEPLVNLLYGERWIAAAPLLTWIALSQLCYVAVPLYADLPLLLGRMKPLMRRMVIDTVLSVILIAMTAPFGLVWVAASRVVHGLLYIIVYAPLMRDMLGLRWRDLASVSARSALATLAAVGPLLASYALWAGPADTGLVQALSMIACGIALWLATIFLTAHPLRAEIIDLAANMLGRLHRPPSTATP; via the coding sequence GTGGCGGACACCCCATCTTCGTCTGACAACGCACCGCAGCCGGTCATGTCGGTACGCACGGCGGCGCTTTGGGCGCTTGCGTCGCAATATGCCTCATTCGCCATGCAGTTCATTGCCAGTGTGGTTCTTGCTCGCTGGTACATCAGCCCCGAACAACTGGGCCAGTTCTCGGTCGCCTTCGCCTCCGTCACGCTCGTGGCGTTTCTTCAGGACTTCGGGGTCACGCGCTATATCAATGGCGAGCGGGACCTCACGTCCGAGAAATTGCAGACGGCCTTCACCATCTCGGTGCTGTTCGCCTGGGGAATAGCGCTGCTGGCACTGCTGGCCGCCTGGCCGATTTCGCTGTTCTACCGCGATCCGGGGATGTTCACCGTCACGCTGATCATAGCGTCATCGTACCTGCTGGTTCCGCTCGCGATCGTGCCGCAGGCGACCTGCCAGCGGCGCATGGACTATCGCTCCAATACCATGATCGAGATCGGCGCGGCGCTGGCCAATGCGGGCGCGACATTGACGCTGGCGATCATGGGCCAAGGCGCCCTCGCGCTGGCATGGGGTGCCTTTGCCCAACAGGCCGCGCGCCTGATCGTCAGCCAGTGGCGCGCAGGCGGAATGCTGCCGTGGCCGCTGAAGATCACCGATGCCCGGCCAATCTTCGCCATCGGCGGGGCAAACACCGTACAGGTCGTATGCAGTTCGCTATCCGCGCGGGCACCGGAACTGGTGATCGGGCGCATGCTCGATAATGCCGCCGTCGGCCTGTTTGCGCGGGCATCGGGGCTGGCGCTGCAATTGCGCCTGCTGATTTCCGGCGCGGTGACAGGCGTGTTCTATCCGGCCTTCCGCCGGGTGCGAGACAGTGGGGCGCCGCTGGGTCCGCCATACTTGCGTGTGCTGGGCGCCTATACCGGGGTCACCTGGCCCGCACTTGCCGGAATCGCCGTGCTGGCCGAACCGCTCGTGAACCTGCTCTATGGCGAGCGCTGGATTGCTGCTGCCCCCTTGCTGACGTGGATTGCGCTATCGCAGCTCTGCTATGTCGCGGTGCCGCTTTATGCGGATCTGCCGCTGCTGCTGGGCCGAATGAAGCCGCTGATGCGCCGCATGGTGATCGACACTGTGCTATCGGTGATCCTGATCGCGATGACCGCACCGTTCGGGCTGGTGTGGGTCGCCGCCTCGCGCGTGGTCCACGGGCTTCTCTATATAATCGTCTATGCTCCCTTGATGCGCGACATGCTCGGCTTGCGCTGGCGTGATCTGGCATCAGTAAGCGCGCGCAGTGCCCTGGCCACGCTGGCAGCCGTCGGGCCGCTGCTGGCAAGCTATGCCTTGTGGGCGGGACCGGCTGACACAGGGCTGGTGCAGGCATTGTCGATGATCGCTTGCGGCATCGCCCTATGGCTCGCCACGATCTTTCTGACTGCCCATCCGCTGCGCGCGGAAATCATCGATCTGGCGGCGAACATGCTGGGCAGACTGCACCGGCCGCCTTCTACCGCCACGCCCTGA
- a CDS encoding glycosyltransferase has protein sequence MESRILPKRDSRSVTENAAADGALAPAVTVAMSVYNCQRFLDAAIASVRRQTFSDFEFLILDDGSTDGSVDIAHHHAAQDSRIRVIARENRGLIASLNELLKEARAPLFARMDADDICRQDRFARQVAFLDAHPDHGVIGTWTEDIDEFDRPFVTTAPEHPVTCEDVLAVIEQRSPLSHPTIMARRDILRAVGGYHVAYRHCEDYDLWLRLASVTKLANIPERLLSYRHYANQISNRHAFAQQYGAAIAQLAYRERQLGRPDPTEKLDNLPPVNTLDEVFGTAGLSRQIRDKVARGAIYSRDAMRGEGFALLIGHVRDGGNGKELWRTVARLVLFGMPGRGLRLAIALLLRA, from the coding sequence ATGGAAAGCCGGATCTTACCCAAGCGCGACTCAAGGTCAGTGACTGAAAATGCCGCAGCCGATGGTGCCCTGGCGCCCGCCGTCACGGTCGCCATGAGCGTCTACAATTGCCAGCGCTTTCTCGACGCGGCAATCGCCAGCGTTCGCCGCCAGACCTTTTCCGATTTCGAATTCCTGATCCTTGATGACGGGTCAACCGACGGCAGCGTCGACATTGCGCATCACCACGCTGCGCAGGATTCGCGCATCCGCGTGATTGCCCGCGAGAATCGCGGTCTGATCGCCAGCCTGAACGAATTGCTGAAGGAAGCCCGCGCACCACTGTTTGCCCGCATGGATGCCGATGACATCTGTCGACAGGACCGTTTCGCCCGGCAAGTCGCGTTTCTGGACGCGCATCCCGACCACGGCGTCATCGGCACGTGGACCGAGGATATCGATGAATTTGATCGTCCGTTTGTCACGACCGCTCCCGAACACCCGGTGACCTGCGAAGATGTCCTCGCCGTGATCGAGCAGCGCAGCCCGCTCAGTCATCCTACGATCATGGCCCGGCGCGACATACTGCGCGCAGTTGGCGGGTATCATGTCGCTTATCGCCATTGCGAGGATTACGATCTGTGGCTGCGGCTCGCGTCGGTGACAAAGCTCGCCAATATCCCTGAGCGTCTGCTGAGCTACCGGCACTACGCCAACCAGATTTCCAATCGCCACGCCTTCGCCCAGCAATATGGCGCCGCTATCGCGCAACTGGCCTATCGTGAGCGCCAGTTGGGCCGCCCCGATCCGACCGAGAAGCTCGACAACCTGCCCCCGGTCAACACGCTTGACGAGGTGTTCGGCACTGCCGGCCTGTCCCGCCAGATTCGCGACAAGGTGGCGCGCGGGGCGATTTATTCGCGCGATGCGATGCGCGGCGAAGGGTTTGCCTTGCTGATCGGGCATGTGCGCGATGGCGGAAACGGCAAAGAGCTGTGGCGCACCGTCGCGCGGCTTGTGCTGTTCGGCATGCCGGGGCGTGGCCTGCGCCTTGCCATCGCGCTACTCCTGCGCGCCTGA